From the unidentified bacterial endosymbiont genome, one window contains:
- a CDS encoding YcjF family protein: MTEPLKPRIDFTGTLEQEKQPAFKSAQTFSGTQAEHFAPALTDDLLAGEGSAEAVVEAALRPKRSLWRRMVTAGLVLFGVSVVAQGVQWTMNAWQTQDWVALGGSAAGALIIGAGVGSVATEWRRLWRLRQRAHERDEARDLLHSHGTGKGRAFCEKLAAQAGIDQSHPALQRWYAAIHETQNDREIVTLYSHMVQPVLDAQARREISRSAAESTLMIAVSPLALVDMAFIAWRNLRLINRIANLYGIELGYYSRLRLFKLVLLNIAFAGASELVREVGMDWMSQDLAARLSARAAQGLGAGLLTARLGIKAMEVCRPLPWIDGDKPRLGDFRRELIGQLKETLNKKPTP; the protein is encoded by the coding sequence ATGACGGAACCGTTAAAACCGCGCATTGACTTTACCGGTACGCTTGAGCAGGAAAAACAGCCCGCGTTTAAATCCGCTCAGACCTTTAGCGGTACGCAGGCGGAACATTTTGCCCCAGCGTTGACAGATGATCTCTTAGCCGGGGAGGGCTCAGCGGAAGCGGTAGTTGAGGCCGCTTTACGTCCTAAACGCAGCCTGTGGCGCCGGATGGTGACCGCCGGGCTGGTGCTGTTTGGCGTGAGCGTTGTAGCCCAAGGGGTCCAGTGGACGATGAATGCCTGGCAAACGCAGGACTGGGTAGCGCTGGGCGGTAGTGCTGCTGGGGCATTGATTATCGGCGCAGGGGTTGGATCGGTTGCCACAGAGTGGCGGCGTTTGTGGCGCCTGCGACAGCGCGCGCACGAACGGGATGAAGCGCGGGATCTCCTGCACAGCCATGGAACCGGAAAAGGGCGTGCTTTTTGTGAAAAACTGGCCGCTCAGGCCGGAATCGATCAGTCACATCCGGCGCTGCAACGCTGGTATGCCGCGATCCATGAAACCCAGAACGACAGGGAAATAGTGACGCTCTATTCCCATATGGTGCAGCCAGTGCTGGATGCGCAGGCGCGTCGCGAAATCAGCCGCTCGGCAGCAGAATCCACGCTAATGATTGCCGTCAGTCCGCTGGCGCTGGTCGATATGGCGTTTATTGCCTGGCGTAATCTGCGTCTGATAAACCGTATAGCAAACCTCTACGGCATCGAGCTTGGCTATTACAGCCGTCTAAGGCTGTTTAAACTGGTTTTACTTAATATCGCCTTCGCCGGTGCCAGCGAACTGGTGCGGGAGGTGGGTATGGACTGGATGTCACAGGATCTGGCGGCGCGTCTTTCGGCGCGTGCTGCGCAAGGCCTTGGCGCCGGATTACTGACTGCGCGGTTGGGCATTAAGGCGATGGAAGTCTGCCGTCCGCTGCCGTGGATTGACGGCGATAAGCCACGGCTGGGGGATTTCCGCCGTGAATTAATCGGTCAGCTTAAAGAGACGCTCAATAAAAAACCGACTCCGTGA
- a CDS encoding YcjX family protein produces MKRFKNELNSLVNRGVDRHLRLAVTGLSRSGKTAFITAMVNQLLNLHAGARLPLLSAVREERLLGVKRVPQRDFGIPRFTYDEGLAQLYGDPPAWPTPTRGVSEIRLALRFRSNDSLMRHFKDTSTLYLEIVDYPGEWLLDLPMLAQDYLSWSRQMTGLLQGQRAAWSAKWRQLCEGLDPLAPADENRLAAIALAWTDYLHQCKQEGLHFIQPGRFVLPGDLAGAPALQFFPWPDVDVFGEAKLAQADKHTNAGMLRERYSYYCEKVVKGFYKNHFLRFDRQIVLVDCLQPLNSGPQAFNDMRLALTQLMQSFHYGQRTLFRRLFSPVIDKLLFAATKADHVTVDQHVNMVSLLQQLVQDAWQNAAFEGIGMDCLGLASVQATESGLIDVKGEKIPALRGNRLSDGEPLTVYPGEVPGRLPGQAFWQHQGFQFEAFRPQTMAVDRPLPHIRLDAALEFLIGDKLR; encoded by the coding sequence ATGAAGCGATTTAAAAACGAACTCAATTCTTTGGTGAACCGTGGCGTCGATCGCCATCTCCGTCTCGCGGTGACGGGGCTGAGCCGAAGCGGGAAGACGGCGTTCATCACTGCGATGGTCAATCAACTCCTCAACCTGCATGCCGGTGCGCGTTTACCGCTGTTGAGCGCGGTACGCGAAGAACGTCTGCTGGGCGTTAAACGTGTGCCGCAACGTGATTTCGGCATTCCACGTTTTACCTATGATGAAGGTCTGGCGCAGCTATATGGCGACCCGCCAGCCTGGCCGACGCCAACCCGTGGGGTCAGTGAAATTCGCCTCGCGCTGCGTTTTCGCTCTAATGATTCGTTAATGCGCCACTTTAAGGACACCTCCACGCTGTATCTTGAAATCGTGGATTATCCCGGTGAATGGTTGCTTGATTTACCCATGCTGGCACAGGATTACCTGAGCTGGTCCCGGCAGATGACGGGACTGTTACAGGGGCAACGCGCGGCGTGGTCGGCTAAATGGCGTCAACTTTGTGAAGGTTTAGACCCACTCGCCCCAGCGGATGAAAACCGGCTGGCTGCTATTGCCCTGGCCTGGACCGATTATCTACACCAGTGTAAGCAGGAGGGGCTGCATTTCATCCAGCCCGGGCGTTTCGTTCTGCCTGGCGATCTGGCGGGGGCGCCCGCGCTGCAGTTTTTCCCGTGGCCGGACGTGGACGTTTTCGGTGAGGCGAAGCTGGCGCAGGCTGATAAGCACACTAACGCCGGCATGCTCCGGGAACGCTACAGCTACTATTGCGAAAAAGTGGTGAAGGGGTTCTACAAAAATCATTTTTTGCGTTTTGACCGACAGATTGTGCTGGTGGACTGCCTTCAGCCCCTGAACAGCGGGCCGCAGGCGTTTAATGATATGCGCCTGGCGCTGACGCAACTGATGCAAAGCTTTCACTACGGCCAGCGGACGCTGTTCCGCCGCCTGTTTTCTCCGGTTATCGACAAACTGCTGTTTGCCGCCACCAAGGCTGACCATGTGACGGTCGATCAGCATGTAAATATGGTGTCGTTGTTACAGCAGCTGGTGCAGGACGCGTGGCAAAACGCGGCATTTGAAGGGATCGGCATGGATTGTCTCGGGCTGGCATCTGTCCAGGCGACCGAGAGCGGTTTGATAGACGTAAAGGGTGAAAAAATTCCCGCGTTACGTGGGAACCGCCTCAGTGACGGTGAGCCTCTTACGGTATATCCGGGTGAAGTGCCTGGGCGTCTGCCAGGCCAGGCATTCTGGCAACATCAGGGGTTTCAGTTTGAAGCCTTCCGCCCGCAGACGATGGCCGTCGATCGGCCGTTACCGCACATTCGTCTGGACGCGGCGCTGGAGTTTTTGATTGGAGATAAATTGCGATGA
- a CDS encoding LacI family DNA-binding transcriptional regulator, whose product MSPTIYDIARVAGVSKSTVSRVLNKQTNISPEAREKVLKAIDELQYQPNKLARALTSSGFDAIMVISTRSTKTTAGNPFFSDVLHAITAKAEQEGFDVILQTSKSSEDDLLKCESKIKQKMVKGIIMLSSPANESFFSRLDVYGVPIVVIGKVEGDFQNIYSVDTDNLHDSATLTDVFIKNGRRKIACLHAPLDYHVSIDRLAGYKSSLEKHNITVNPQWIIDGGYTHESALKAASKLLSSAAPPDAVFATDSMKLLSLYRAADELNLMIPEQFAVAGYSDRMLSLILTPAPAGFDIPTRKLGEESCDVLFKRIAGQPTPQKVLVETHFAFADSLPQTRGH is encoded by the coding sequence ATGTCTCCCACCATCTATGATATTGCGCGGGTTGCTGGCGTTTCGAAATCAACCGTGTCACGCGTTTTGAATAAGCAAACCAATATATCCCCCGAAGCCCGGGAGAAAGTGCTTAAGGCAATTGACGAATTACAGTATCAACCCAATAAACTTGCCCGCGCACTGACCTCTTCTGGCTTTGATGCCATTATGGTCATTTCTACCCGTTCGACGAAAACAACTGCCGGAAATCCTTTTTTCTCTGACGTTCTTCACGCCATCACGGCAAAGGCAGAACAGGAAGGGTTTGATGTTATTTTGCAAACCTCAAAAAGCAGTGAAGATGATTTGCTGAAATGCGAAAGCAAAATAAAACAGAAGATGGTCAAAGGGATTATTATGCTGAGCTCACCGGCAAATGAATCCTTTTTCTCCAGGCTGGATGTCTACGGCGTTCCTATTGTCGTTATCGGAAAAGTGGAAGGTGATTTCCAGAATATTTACTCCGTAGATACCGATAACTTGCACGATAGCGCGACCCTGACCGACGTTTTTATTAAAAACGGACGCCGCAAAATTGCCTGCCTGCATGCCCCACTCGATTATCATGTTTCTATCGATCGCCTTGCGGGCTATAAATCCAGTCTTGAAAAACACAATATCACGGTAAATCCGCAGTGGATTATAGATGGCGGCTATACTCATGAGAGTGCGCTTAAGGCGGCTAGTAAACTGCTCTCATCAGCCGCTCCCCCGGATGCGGTCTTTGCCACCGACAGCATGAAACTGCTCAGTCTCTATCGTGCGGCAGATGAGTTAAATTTGATGATCCCTGAACAATTCGCGGTGGCCGGTTACAGTGATCGGATGCTGTCGCTTATTTTGACGCCAGCACCGGCAGGCTTTGATATTCCCACCCGGAAACTGGGTGAAGAGAGCTGTGATGTCCTGTTTAAACGGATCGCCGGTCAGCCCACGCCGCAGAAAGTCCTGGTCGAGACGCACTTTGCTTTTGCTGATTCGCTTCCTCAAACCAGGGGCCATTAG
- a CDS encoding OmpG family monomeric porin, translating into MNTLQRCAALILCAGVSCAQAAETAKHWAFNIGAMYEIENVEGQSDDKDGLYEPSVWFNATWDAWTLSLAMYQEGPVDYSTMTRGTYFDRPEFELRYRFIGTDDFTFGLTGGFRNYGYHFKDEHGAKDGSANMQRYKIQPDWDLRLSDDWRFSGWFAMYQFANDLAKTGYSDSRVETETGFTWTLNETFAAKVNYYLERGFNMDSSRNNGEFSTQEIRAYLPVSLGNTTLTPYTRLGLDRWSNWDWQDDPAREGHDFNRLGLLYAYDFTNGLSMTLEYAYEWENHDEGENDRFHYAGVGVNYAF; encoded by the coding sequence ATGAATACTCTACAAAGATGTGCTGCGCTGATTCTGTGCGCAGGGGTTAGCTGCGCGCAAGCGGCAGAAACAGCTAAACACTGGGCGTTTAATATTGGGGCCATGTATGAAATTGAAAACGTCGAAGGTCAAAGCGACGATAAAGATGGATTATATGAACCTTCCGTATGGTTTAATGCCACCTGGGATGCCTGGACGCTGTCACTTGCCATGTATCAGGAAGGTCCCGTTGATTACAGCACAATGACCCGTGGGACCTATTTTGACCGTCCCGAATTTGAATTACGCTATCGCTTTATCGGCACCGATGATTTTACCTTCGGGCTTACCGGGGGTTTTCGTAATTATGGTTATCATTTTAAAGATGAACACGGTGCTAAAGACGGAAGCGCGAATATGCAGCGCTATAAAATACAGCCTGACTGGGACCTCAGGCTTAGCGACGACTGGCGGTTCAGCGGCTGGTTTGCCATGTATCAATTTGCCAACGATCTGGCAAAAACGGGCTATTCGGACAGCCGCGTTGAGACCGAAACCGGCTTTACCTGGACCCTTAACGAAACCTTCGCCGCGAAAGTTAACTACTACTTAGAGCGCGGATTCAATATGGACAGTTCACGTAACAACGGCGAATTTTCCACCCAAGAAATCCGCGCCTATCTGCCAGTATCGTTGGGCAATACCACGCTAACACCCTACACCCGGCTGGGTTTAGACCGCTGGTCTAACTGGGACTGGCAGGACGATCCTGCGCGAGAGGGCCATGACTTCAACCGACTGGGTTTGCTTTATGCCTATGATTTCACAAATGGCCTTTCGATGACGCTGGAATATGCCTATGAATGGGAAAACCATGATGAAGGCGAAAACGATCGCTTCCATTACGCAGGTGTCGGCGTGAACTATGCATTCTGA
- a CDS encoding ABC transporter ATP-binding protein has protein sequence MAQLSLKHIQKIYDNQVHVVKDFNLEIEDKEFIVFVGPSGCGKSTTLRMIAGLEEISAGELVIDGVSMNDVPAKSRDIAMVFQNYALYPHMTVYDNMAFGLKMQKIAPAIIAERVNWAAQILGLREYLKRKPGALSGGQRQRVALGRAIVREAGVFLMDEPLSNLDAKLRVQMRAEISKLHQKLNTTMIYVTHDQTEAMTMATRIVILKDGFIQQVGAPKQVYNEPANMFVAGFIGSPAMNFIRGAIDESYFVTETLRLDIPMDKLAALNAMGYQRKAVTLGIRPEDIFTPHGKTEGILAKVSVAELTGAEFMLYVSVGGHELIVRAGAANDYAAGDNIGIQFDMNKCHFFDAETEAAIR, from the coding sequence ATGGCGCAACTGTCTCTCAAACACATCCAGAAAATCTATGATAACCAGGTCCATGTCGTGAAGGATTTTAACCTTGAGATTGAGGATAAAGAGTTTATCGTTTTTGTTGGGCCATCGGGGTGCGGTAAGTCGACAACACTGCGCATGATTGCCGGGCTGGAGGAGATCAGCGCGGGTGAACTGGTCATTGACGGTGTGAGTATGAACGATGTACCGGCTAAATCCCGCGATATCGCCATGGTCTTTCAAAACTACGCCCTTTATCCGCATATGACGGTTTACGACAACATGGCGTTCGGCCTGAAGATGCAAAAAATTGCCCCTGCCATTATTGCGGAACGCGTGAACTGGGCGGCACAAATCCTCGGCTTGCGTGAATACCTTAAGCGTAAGCCTGGCGCATTATCTGGCGGCCAACGCCAGCGCGTAGCGTTAGGCAGGGCGATCGTGCGCGAGGCGGGTGTATTCCTGATGGATGAACCACTCTCAAACCTTGATGCCAAACTTCGCGTACAGATGCGCGCTGAAATCAGCAAGCTGCATCAAAAACTGAATACCACCATGATTTACGTTACGCACGATCAAACTGAAGCCATGACAATGGCTACCCGTATTGTGATCCTGAAAGACGGTTTTATTCAGCAGGTCGGCGCGCCAAAACAGGTTTATAACGAACCGGCAAATATGTTTGTGGCGGGATTTATCGGTTCGCCGGCAATGAATTTTATTCGCGGCGCGATAGACGAAAGCTATTTCGTGACGGAGACACTGCGTCTTGACATTCCGATGGACAAGCTCGCTGCTTTAAATGCCATGGGCTATCAGCGCAAGGCCGTGACATTAGGGATCCGCCCGGAGGATATTTTCACCCCTCACGGCAAAACGGAAGGGATCCTCGCCAAAGTCAGCGTAGCGGAACTCACAGGAGCAGAATTCATGCTTTATGTCAGCGTGGGGGGGCATGAACTGATTGTCAGGGCAGGGGCTGCGAATGACTATGCGGCCGGAGATAATATCGGCATCCAGTTCGATATGAATAAATGCCATTTCTTCGACGCTGAAACTGAAGCGGCTATTAGATAA
- the pgmB gene encoding beta-phosphoglucomutase: MMLKAVVFDLDGVITDTAHLHFLAWRAVAKEVGITFDEAFNEQLKGISRMDSLQRILRYGGKEGAFNDKQCLALAGKKNDLYVRSLASLTQDSLLPGIHDLLVAIRGANVRIGLASVSLNAPGILQALGIHNAFDFCADASRIVCSKPDPEIFLAACAGLNVRPEEAIGIEDAAAGIEAINAAGMLSVGIGAGLVHAGLQLHSTRELNWQCLTDFWASRSVLIRN; the protein is encoded by the coding sequence ATGATGCTTAAAGCTGTGGTATTTGATCTGGATGGCGTGATAACCGATACGGCTCATCTGCACTTTCTGGCCTGGCGTGCCGTGGCGAAGGAGGTTGGCATCACCTTTGACGAAGCGTTTAACGAGCAGTTAAAGGGGATCAGTCGTATGGATTCTCTGCAGCGGATCCTGCGCTACGGAGGGAAAGAGGGGGCATTCAACGATAAGCAGTGCCTGGCGCTTGCCGGTAAAAAAAATGACCTCTATGTGCGGTCGCTGGCGTCTCTGACTCAGGATTCACTCCTGCCGGGTATTCACGACCTTTTGGTGGCGATCCGTGGCGCGAACGTCAGGATAGGGCTGGCCTCGGTTTCGCTAAATGCCCCTGGCATTCTGCAGGCGCTGGGCATTCACAATGCCTTTGATTTTTGTGCTGATGCCTCACGTATCGTCTGCTCAAAACCCGACCCCGAAATTTTCCTGGCAGCGTGTGCGGGGCTGAATGTCCGTCCCGAAGAGGCTATCGGTATTGAAGACGCCGCTGCTGGCATCGAGGCGATTAACGCGGCAGGTATGTTATCGGTAGGTATCGGCGCAGGCCTTGTGCATGCAGGGCTACAACTTCATTCAACACGGGAACTCAACTGGCAATGTCTGACCGATTTCTGGGCCTCCCGGTCAGTATTGATAAGGAACTAA
- a CDS encoding glycoside hydrolase family 65 protein: MLNLSVLSDPVFCPHSLNKYASIMACGNGYLGLRATHEEEYTQQTRGMYLAGLYHRAGRNETNELVNLPDITGIVIELDGVNFTLLSGDILDWERELDFASGELRRRVLWRSPGGKCYRIESRRFVSLDQLPLVAMRLSITPVDANAQLVLKTGIDATQTNSGRQHLDEISVRVFDQHYMQGIYETQNRAASVVVSAYCSLSRESDNCFTAKNRSLTAHYGLSVAKGDTVTLEKIVWVAHRGDKVLSHQTFAHNALAELKSSAERGYASLLESSGAAWENIWKNSRVEVASSDNLDQLALDYAVWHLTAMTPAHDERISIAAKGLTGEGYKGHVFWDTEIFLLPFHLFTRPQVARSLLRYRWLTLPGAREKARRHGWSGALFPWESAASGQEETPEFAAINIRTGIRQKVASAQAEHHIVADIAWAVVTYWQATHDDVFMRKEGLTLLLETASFWMARAKQVKGRLEIHNVIGPDEYTEHVNNNAYTNYLAWHNVACASRFLAMFGHEDAHFTQLASQFLAQLWLPQATADGVLPQDDTFLSKPAIDLSRYKAKAGKQTILHDYSRAEVNEMQILKQADVVMLNYLLPEKFTSQQCAANLAFYEPRTIHDSSLSKSIHGIVSARCGDTDRAYAFWRDGIAIDLGEDPHSSDEGIHAAATGAIWSGVIQGFAGLQIEKGELSLAPKMPPHWHRLAFPLRWREAHMRFTFENDVLTTETTAPVTLTLWGKTINITGRQVWPQKDFTTPDYGTATSGGRDDA, from the coding sequence ATGCTGAACCTGTCTGTATTATCTGACCCGGTTTTTTGCCCGCACAGCCTGAATAAATACGCATCCATTATGGCTTGCGGTAATGGTTATCTGGGCCTTCGCGCCACGCATGAGGAGGAGTATACCCAGCAAACGCGAGGGATGTATCTTGCCGGGCTGTATCATCGGGCCGGCCGAAATGAAACTAACGAACTGGTCAATTTGCCTGATATCACCGGTATCGTGATTGAACTGGATGGCGTCAACTTTACTCTGCTCTCCGGCGATATTCTTGACTGGGAAAGAGAGCTGGATTTTGCAAGCGGTGAGCTGCGCCGCCGCGTACTTTGGCGTTCGCCTGGTGGGAAATGCTACCGCATTGAGAGCCGCCGTTTTGTTTCTCTTGATCAACTCCCGCTGGTCGCGATGCGGTTGTCCATAACGCCTGTGGATGCAAACGCGCAATTGGTGTTGAAAACCGGCATTGATGCCACGCAAACGAACAGCGGCAGACAGCATCTGGATGAAATCTCGGTCCGTGTGTTTGACCAGCATTATATGCAGGGTATTTATGAAACGCAGAACCGTGCCGCCAGTGTCGTGGTCTCGGCATATTGCTCTCTCTCAAGGGAGAGCGACAACTGCTTTACCGCGAAAAACCGCAGTTTAACGGCCCACTATGGGTTAAGTGTCGCGAAAGGTGACACTGTCACACTCGAGAAGATAGTATGGGTCGCACACCGTGGCGACAAAGTGCTTTCGCACCAGACCTTCGCGCATAATGCGCTGGCCGAACTGAAAAGCAGTGCTGAGCGAGGATATGCGTCGTTACTTGAAAGCTCTGGGGCTGCCTGGGAAAATATCTGGAAAAACAGTCGGGTAGAGGTTGCCTCTTCAGATAACCTGGATCAGCTTGCGCTGGATTACGCCGTCTGGCATCTGACGGCAATGACGCCTGCTCACGACGAGCGGATCAGCATTGCGGCTAAGGGCCTTACCGGCGAAGGGTACAAGGGGCACGTATTCTGGGATACCGAAATATTCCTGCTACCTTTCCACCTCTTCACGCGGCCGCAAGTGGCACGCAGCCTGCTGCGTTATCGCTGGTTAACGCTTCCGGGAGCGCGCGAAAAAGCCCGCCGTCACGGCTGGTCAGGTGCGCTGTTTCCGTGGGAGAGTGCCGCCAGCGGTCAGGAAGAGACACCAGAATTTGCGGCAATCAATATTCGCACCGGGATTCGTCAGAAAGTGGCTTCTGCACAGGCCGAGCACCACATCGTGGCGGATATCGCATGGGCCGTAGTTACATACTGGCAGGCGACGCACGATGATGTTTTTATGCGTAAAGAAGGGCTGACGCTGTTACTGGAAACTGCATCGTTCTGGATGGCGCGCGCTAAACAGGTAAAGGGGCGTCTGGAAATCCATAATGTGATTGGGCCGGATGAGTATACAGAGCACGTCAACAATAACGCTTATACCAACTACCTGGCCTGGCACAACGTTGCATGCGCATCCCGGTTTCTCGCGATGTTTGGCCATGAAGACGCGCATTTTACTCAACTTGCCAGCCAGTTTCTGGCGCAGCTGTGGTTACCACAAGCCACTGCCGACGGGGTACTTCCCCAGGACGATACCTTCCTGTCGAAACCCGCCATTGACCTGAGCCGCTACAAAGCGAAAGCAGGCAAGCAGACTATTTTGCATGATTACTCCCGGGCGGAAGTAAATGAGATGCAGATCCTGAAACAGGCCGATGTGGTAATGCTGAACTACCTGCTGCCAGAAAAATTCACGAGTCAACAATGCGCCGCTAATCTGGCTTTCTACGAGCCTCGCACCATTCACGACTCTTCGCTCAGTAAATCTATTCATGGGATTGTCAGCGCGCGTTGTGGCGATACGGACCGGGCCTATGCCTTCTGGCGAGACGGTATAGCTATCGACCTGGGGGAAGACCCGCACAGCAGTGACGAGGGTATCCACGCTGCTGCGACTGGCGCAATCTGGTCCGGCGTGATTCAGGGATTTGCCGGTCTGCAGATCGAGAAGGGAGAGCTCTCTCTCGCGCCAAAGATGCCGCCTCACTGGCACAGGCTGGCATTTCCATTGCGCTGGCGTGAGGCGCATATGCGCTTCACGTTCGAAAACGATGTTCTAACCACTGAAACCACCGCGCCCGTCACGCTGACGTTATGGGGCAAGACTATCAACATAACGGGGCGGCAAGTATGGCCTCAGAAAGACTTTACTACACCTGATTATGGGACCGCTACCAGCGGGGGCCGTGATGATGCTTAA
- a CDS encoding Gfo/Idh/MocA family protein, with translation MRASTPSPLRVAIIGAGQVADKVHASYYATRSDVHMEAVMDSRLEQAQAFAERYGIASAWSDVHAMLWAVKPDVVSVCSPNRFHFEHVLAALEAGCHVMCEKPPAMTPQQADEMRLAARKAGKVLAYDFHHRFALDTQLLREAVQSGTFGEIYYTSAQALRRCGVPGWGVFTNKSLQGGGPLIDIGIHMLDAAMYVLGFPAVKRVTAQSYQKLGNRKNNGQFGAWDPAQFTVEDALFGTIEFSNGGILRLDTSFALNIREQSIMNVSFCGEKAGATLFPAHIYTDDAGALQTLMQREDADDRRHFRSLDAFVRHILGEPVMIADAEQGLVIQQLVAALYEAAEKGESVTLC, from the coding sequence ATGAGAGCTTCTACACCTTCGCCTCTGCGTGTCGCCATTATTGGCGCCGGGCAGGTAGCAGACAAAGTGCATGCCTCGTATTACGCCACGCGCAGTGATGTTCACATGGAGGCTGTCATGGACAGCCGCCTTGAGCAGGCACAAGCGTTTGCTGAACGTTATGGTATTGCCTCGGCCTGGAGTGACGTGCACGCGATGCTGTGGGCGGTGAAACCGGATGTGGTGAGCGTTTGTTCGCCTAATCGCTTTCACTTTGAACACGTTTTAGCGGCCCTGGAAGCGGGCTGCCATGTTATGTGTGAAAAACCTCCCGCCATGACGCCTCAACAGGCAGATGAAATGCGCCTTGCGGCCCGGAAGGCGGGTAAAGTGCTGGCGTATGATTTTCATCATCGTTTCGCGCTGGATACGCAACTGTTGCGCGAGGCAGTGCAGAGTGGAACCTTTGGTGAAATCTACTATACGTCGGCGCAAGCGCTACGGCGCTGCGGTGTTCCTGGCTGGGGCGTATTTACTAATAAATCGCTGCAGGGCGGCGGACCGCTGATTGATATCGGCATTCATATGCTGGATGCCGCGATGTACGTCCTGGGTTTTCCGGCAGTCAAACGGGTCACGGCGCAAAGCTATCAAAAATTAGGCAACCGTAAAAATAACGGCCAGTTTGGCGCGTGGGATCCCGCTCAGTTCACCGTTGAAGATGCGCTGTTTGGCACAATTGAATTCAGCAACGGCGGCATTCTGCGTCTGGACACCTCTTTTGCACTCAATATTCGTGAGCAGTCCATTATGAACGTCTCCTTCTGCGGCGAGAAAGCTGGTGCCACCCTGTTTCCGGCACATATTTACACCGATGATGCCGGTGCACTGCAAACGCTTATGCAGCGTGAAGACGCTGACGATCGGCGACATTTTCGCAGTCTGGATGCCTTTGTTCGCCATATTCTGGGAGAGCCGGTAATGATCGCTGATGCAGAGCAGGGTCTGGTTATTCAACAGCTGGTCGCGGCGTTATATGAAGCGGCTGAAAAAGGGGAAAGCGTAACCCTATGCTGA
- a CDS encoding sugar phosphate isomerase/epimerase family protein: MKIATQNQAFFPTPVLEKFKYIKGMGFDGYEIDGKLLVDNLDEVKAAIIATGLPVTTACGGYDGWIGDFIEERRLNGLKQIERILEALAEVGGKGIIVPAAWGMFTFRLPPMTSPRSLEGDRKAVSASLRWLDDVAARTGTTVYLEPLNRYQDHMINTLAEARRYIEENALNHVQIIGDFYHMNIEEDSLLDALHENRYLLGHVHIADNHRYQPGSGSLDFAALFDQLRADNYQGYVVYECRVRADDPAQAYQDSLDYLREC, from the coding sequence ATGAAAATCGCAACGCAGAATCAGGCCTTCTTCCCGACACCAGTTCTCGAAAAATTTAAGTACATCAAGGGTATGGGATTTGATGGCTATGAAATAGACGGCAAACTGCTGGTGGATAATCTCGACGAGGTTAAAGCGGCTATCATCGCCACTGGCTTACCGGTCACAACAGCCTGCGGTGGTTACGATGGCTGGATAGGCGACTTTATTGAAGAGCGCCGTCTGAACGGATTAAAGCAAATTGAACGTATCCTTGAGGCGCTCGCGGAGGTGGGCGGAAAGGGGATTATCGTGCCAGCCGCCTGGGGAATGTTTACTTTCCGTCTGCCGCCAATGACTTCTCCGCGCAGTCTGGAAGGGGATCGTAAGGCGGTCAGCGCTTCACTTCGCTGGCTGGATGATGTGGCGGCACGTACCGGGACAACCGTCTATCTTGAGCCGCTGAACCGCTATCAGGATCACATGATTAATACCCTGGCAGAAGCGCGTCGCTACATCGAAGAGAATGCACTCAACCATGTGCAGATCATCGGTGATTTTTACCATATGAACATTGAAGAAGACTCCCTATTGGATGCGCTGCATGAAAACCGCTACCTGCTGGGACATGTCCATATTGCTGATAATCATCGCTACCAACCGGGAAGCGGCAGCCTGGATTTCGCCGCGCTGTTTGATCAACTCCGCGCCGATAATTATCAGGGTTACGTGGTTTACGAGTGTCGCGTACGAGCCGACGATCCCGCCCAGGCGTATCAGGACTCACTCGATTATTTACGTGAATGCTAA